From Thermanaerothrix sp., a single genomic window includes:
- a CDS encoding TIGR00303 family protein — translation MFFLFIGASDVCKIPGISAAGANPEVIPFTAAADADVLYYGRPRVVDAVPVDPEGHPTPALITRAAWEMARFPFLVIRCGSYLPPACPHVDLKCPPGGDPSAVSAVPNAMEIFDASLELGRSMGGLEGPYVIGESVPGGTTTALMVLRSLGVDGMVSSAGPLNPISLKEAIWERGCSRCGGGFGAFKGDPLKAVQEMGDPMQAAVAGFVWGLPKEARVVLAGGTQMLAVLAVLRAMGCDRNISVATTKYVAQDKSCAFFEMASSLGADPYAAPLDFSRSCHRGLSDYERGYVKEGVGAGGAVWYAQELGVSVESLCGKVEEIYSLMMGFKDKP, via the coding sequence ATGTTCTTCCTGTTCATCGGTGCCAGTGATGTGTGCAAGATACCCGGTATATCTGCGGCTGGTGCGAATCCGGAGGTTATACCTTTCACCGCCGCCGCAGACGCGGACGTGCTCTACTACGGACGTCCCAGGGTGGTTGACGCGGTTCCGGTTGATCCGGAAGGGCACCCGACGCCGGCGCTTATAACCAGGGCTGCCTGGGAGATGGCGAGGTTCCCGTTCCTCGTGATACGGTGCGGGTCTTACCTACCTCCCGCCTGTCCGCACGTGGACCTAAAATGTCCTCCCGGCGGGGATCCGTCGGCCGTTTCGGCGGTTCCCAACGCAATGGAGATATTCGATGCCTCCCTGGAACTTGGCAGGTCCATGGGGGGCTTGGAGGGGCCCTACGTGATAGGGGAGTCCGTGCCTGGCGGCACCACCACCGCCCTCATGGTGCTTAGATCCTTAGGTGTTGACGGAATGGTCTCCTCTGCGGGGCCCCTTAATCCCATAAGCCTCAAGGAGGCCATATGGGAGAGGGGATGTTCAAGGTGCGGCGGAGGCTTTGGAGCCTTCAAGGGTGATCCTCTTAAGGCCGTTCAAGAGATGGGGGATCCCATGCAGGCCGCCGTGGCGGGTTTCGTTTGGGGGCTGCCCAAAGAGGCCCGGGTGGTGCTGGCCGGTGGGACTCAGATGTTGGCGGTGTTGGCAGTTCTTAGGGCCATGGGATGTGATAGGAATATATCGGTGGCCACCACCAAGTACGTGGCCCAGGATAAGTCCTGTGCGTTCTTTGAGATGGCATCTTCCCTCGGAGCCGATCCCTATGCGGCCCCCTTGGACTTCTCTCGGTCTTGCCACAGGGGGCTTTCGGACTATGAGAGGGGATACGTTAAGGAAGGCGTAGGGGCCGGCGGCGCCGTTTGGTATGCCCAGGAGCTTGGAGTTTCGGTGGAAAGCCTTTGCGGGAAGGTGGAGGAGATTTACTCCTTGATGATGGGATTTAAGGACAAGCCCTAG
- a CDS encoding V-type ATP synthase subunit D translates to MRTKPAPTRGNLSKVMKALDLARKGHELLEQKRQILMMELMKHMESASKIQGEMRRLFEEAYSSLQRANVSTGIDTVEEMARSIPITDGITIRLRSVMGVDIPEVDPIDESPIPSYSLIGSSCPMDRAYLNARRVLALILKLAEVENSVYRLAVQIRKTYRRVNALKKVIIPYNQEAARFISDALEEMDREDFVRMKAAKEGRGGEDS, encoded by the coding sequence ATGAGAACCAAGCCGGCACCTACGCGTGGTAACCTGAGCAAGGTCATGAAGGCCCTGGACCTTGCCAGGAAGGGACATGAACTCCTGGAGCAGAAGAGGCAGATCCTCATGATGGAGCTCATGAAGCACATGGAGTCCGCCAGTAAGATCCAGGGGGAGATGAGAAGGCTCTTCGAGGAGGCATACTCCTCCCTTCAGAGGGCCAACGTGTCCACGGGCATAGACACCGTGGAGGAGATGGCCCGATCCATTCCCATAACCGACGGGATAACCATCCGTCTTAGGTCCGTCATGGGCGTCGACATCCCAGAGGTGGATCCCATAGACGAATCGCCCATCCCAAGCTACTCCCTCATAGGTTCATCGTGCCCAATGGATCGGGCATACCTTAACGCCCGGAGGGTTCTAGCCCTGATACTGAAGCTGGCGGAGGTGGAAAACTCGGTCTACCGATTGGCGGTTCAGATAAGGAAGACCTACCGCAGGGTCAACGCGCTGAAGAAGGTGATAATCCCCTACAACCAGGAGGCGGCAAGGTTCATATCCGATGCCCTGGAGGAGATGGACAGGGAGGATTTCGTGAGGATGAAGGCGGCCAAGGAAGGCCGAGGAGGTGAGGATAGTTGA
- a CDS encoding V-type ATPase subunit, with the protein MITFSANGERISSGVKAKVMLSNLLSDEALWELLHHDSMEEIAARLKREEGYKEYLLQLPPGEIHRYDLEGQLKRIPLDETGAFIARSAGPRARFLTAWAWRKDSENLKSILRHIHSGRKDPAGLQNKLYHVPLSKVPYEGLLAASSFSQVLSSLRKTPYHASLEEPLRKLQDGEIRSLFNAEMALDMTAEGNVAKALSKLPTEDGKHVKEFLGERWDLFNLYTIYRARFFFQMGPEETMGQLLPHRHRLSPETLRALCRTQGEEAFSNAISSTPYGHVFNQKIMNDDMGVERNLKRHLFLKAIGFLRRRPPSFQSAFFYLYVRELEVEDIITAIEDVRYDYDRRNAALYLSRPLIARGDSMWQ; encoded by the coding sequence ATGATCACGTTCAGCGCCAACGGAGAGAGGATCTCCAGCGGGGTTAAGGCCAAGGTAATGCTCTCCAACCTCCTCAGCGACGAAGCCCTGTGGGAGCTGCTTCATCATGACAGCATGGAAGAGATAGCCGCAAGGCTCAAAAGGGAGGAGGGCTATAAAGAGTACCTGTTGCAGCTGCCCCCCGGCGAGATCCACAGGTATGACCTGGAGGGACAGCTCAAACGGATACCGTTGGACGAAACCGGGGCGTTCATCGCAAGATCCGCCGGGCCCAGGGCCCGTTTCCTCACCGCTTGGGCATGGAGAAAGGACTCGGAGAACTTAAAGTCCATCCTAAGGCACATCCACAGCGGGAGAAAGGATCCCGCGGGGCTTCAAAACAAGCTCTACCACGTTCCCCTCTCCAAGGTGCCCTACGAAGGGCTGCTTGCCGCCTCCAGCTTTAGCCAGGTCCTGTCGTCCCTCAGGAAAACCCCCTACCACGCCTCGCTGGAGGAGCCCTTGAGGAAGCTCCAGGATGGGGAGATTAGGAGCCTCTTCAACGCGGAGATGGCACTGGACATGACCGCGGAGGGCAACGTGGCAAAGGCGCTTTCGAAGCTCCCTACAGAGGATGGGAAACACGTCAAGGAGTTTCTGGGGGAGAGGTGGGATCTTTTCAATCTATACACCATATACAGGGCCAGGTTCTTCTTCCAGATGGGGCCGGAGGAGACCATGGGGCAACTCTTGCCCCATAGACACCGGCTCTCCCCGGAAACCCTAAGGGCCCTTTGCAGAACCCAGGGGGAGGAGGCCTTCTCCAACGCCATCTCTTCCACCCCATATGGGCATGTGTTCAATCAAAAAATAATGAACGACGACATGGGCGTCGAGAGGAACCTAAAAAGGCACCTGTTCCTCAAGGCCATCGGGTTTCTCCGGCGTAGGCCGCCATCGTTCCAATCGGCGTTCTTCTACCTGTACGTGCGGGAGCTGGAGGTGGAGGACATCATAACCGCCATAGAGGACGTGCGGTACGACTACGACAGGAGGAACGCGGCGTTGTACCTTTCAAGGCCTCTCATAGCTAGGGGGGATTCCATGTGGCAGTGA
- a CDS encoding ATP synthase subunit C: protein MLGLMICCFTVGAMMLAGYGLRGKRVPNPRGVLGAAMLLSGALMLAGVILSLSGSAWASEGAAKAGSLGASGLGFIGASISTGLACLGAGIAVSGVGAAALGLVGEKPQMLGTTLIYLGLAEGIAIYGVIVSLLIMGKM from the coding sequence ATGCTTGGACTTATGATCTGCTGTTTCACCGTTGGAGCCATGATGTTGGCGGGGTACGGCCTCAGGGGTAAGCGGGTCCCCAATCCCCGGGGAGTGTTAGGCGCGGCGATGCTGCTCTCGGGGGCCCTCATGCTTGCGGGCGTCATATTGTCCCTGTCGGGCAGCGCCTGGGCCTCCGAGGGGGCTGCGAAGGCGGGGTCCCTGGGGGCTTCGGGGCTTGGATTCATAGGGGCCAGCATCTCCACCGGTCTTGCGTGTTTGGGCGCCGGCATTGCGGTGAGCGGAGTTGGCGCCGCCGCCCTGGGCCTCGTGGGAGAGAAGCCCCAGATGCTGGGCACCACCCTCATATACCTGGGTCTGGCGGAGGGGATCGCCATATACGGCGTCATCGTCTCCCTCCTCATAATGGGAAAGATGTGA
- a CDS encoding V-type ATP synthase subunit F → MKAFLISDNHDTLVAMRLAGIEGVVVHGKEATEAAIDEVLSNMKDVGILVITELAASAAPHKVRDLRQRGELPLLVEIPDRHGMRRSEDFLTRYVQDAIGVKVG, encoded by the coding sequence ATGAAGGCCTTTCTCATAAGCGACAACCACGACACCCTTGTGGCAATGAGGCTTGCGGGCATAGAGGGGGTTGTGGTCCATGGGAAGGAGGCCACCGAGGCGGCCATAGACGAAGTCCTTAGCAACATGAAGGACGTGGGGATCCTGGTCATAACGGAGCTGGCGGCCAGCGCGGCACCCCATAAGGTGCGGGATCTGAGGCAGCGGGGGGAACTCCCCCTTCTGGTTGAAATACCGGACCGGCACGGCATGAGGCGCAGCGAGGACTTCCTGACCAGGTACGTTCAGGATGCCATAGGGGTGAAGGTGGGATGA
- a CDS encoding V-type proton ATPase subunit E, with the protein MTIRDDKLEALRELILDQAEAKRRDTIRQAQEELDRWLNEQREKLEKEEELILEDARRRGEDIRLRQVINAEREDSLETLRFQNRLISDAISMLRDELTRLRERDDYPSILAGLALEGLEAAGFDGAYRIRLSASDQDLGDRVVWLVKTQCPEADLVFDPEPAPITGGLWLSSEDRRKEVRLDWQSRSREMADTVAERLLQLL; encoded by the coding sequence ATGACGATCCGGGATGACAAGCTGGAGGCCCTAAGGGAGCTGATCCTTGACCAGGCGGAGGCCAAGCGAAGGGATACCATAAGACAGGCCCAGGAAGAGCTGGACAGGTGGCTCAATGAACAGCGGGAGAAGCTAGAGAAGGAAGAGGAACTTATCCTTGAGGACGCCCGCCGCCGGGGAGAGGACATAAGGCTAAGACAGGTGATAAACGCCGAGAGGGAGGATTCGCTGGAGACCTTGAGGTTCCAGAACCGGCTCATATCGGACGCCATATCCATGCTCCGGGACGAGCTTACCCGCCTTCGGGAGAGGGATGACTACCCTTCGATACTGGCGGGGTTGGCCCTGGAGGGGCTGGAGGCGGCGGGGTTCGATGGGGCCTACAGGATAAGGCTGAGCGCGTCGGATCAGGACCTGGGGGACCGGGTTGTATGGCTGGTGAAGACCCAATGCCCGGAAGCGGACCTGGTGTTCGATCCGGAACCGGCCCCCATAACCGGGGGACTTTGGCTATCCTCGGAAGATCGGCGCAAGGAGGTCCGCTTGGACTGGCAGAGCAGGTCCAGGGAGATGGCCGACACGGTGGCGGAGAGGCTGCTGCAACTGCTTTAA
- a CDS encoding V-type ATP synthase subunit A, translating into MEASARRGLVTMVNGPVIKGSSMGSFGMREMVYIGPRKLLGEIIRMDGQEALIQVYDDTQGLKVGEAIEGSGQSLSVQLGPGLIGGFFDGIARPLDKLMERQGIYIMPGVDVPQIDPERTWEVTVLAKKGDMAFPGMVVAEVQETPLLKHRIMVPPDVEGEIVDIKPSGPVRSDQWLALVKDTSGREMQIPLVQRWPVRTPRPYRQRLLPNEPLVTGQRVIDGLFPIAKGGTAAIPGGFGTGKTVTQHQLAKWSEAQVVVYIGCGERGNEMTDVLEEFPVLEDPRSGRPLMERTILIANTSNMPVAAREASIYTGITIAEYFRDMGYHVALMADSTSRWAEALREISGRLEEIPAEEGFPAYLPTRLAEFYERAGRVVTLGGDTGSITIIGAVSPPGGDFTEPVTRHTKRYIRCFWGLDKSLANARHFPAISWLDSYSEYAQEVEDWFASTVDSRWGELRNRAVQILGEDNKIQQIIRLVGEDVLPDEQKLVAFTAFLLKNGYLQQSAFGPDAYSPPSKGFAILDRILYFHDRCEALIKKGVPLSLLKDHESVDAMTHLRELQPDDVKSFEEHKRSLDSHIERVARERTAVTREERR; encoded by the coding sequence TTGGAGGCTTCTGCTAGGAGGGGGCTGGTGACCATGGTCAACGGCCCGGTCATAAAAGGCTCTTCCATGGGCAGCTTCGGCATGAGGGAGATGGTCTACATAGGCCCCAGGAAGCTGCTGGGGGAGATAATCCGCATGGACGGCCAGGAGGCCCTGATCCAGGTATACGACGACACCCAGGGATTGAAGGTGGGAGAGGCCATCGAGGGAAGCGGGCAATCCCTTTCGGTGCAGCTGGGGCCGGGGCTCATAGGCGGTTTCTTCGACGGCATAGCAAGGCCCTTGGACAAGCTCATGGAGCGCCAGGGGATATACATAATGCCCGGCGTAGACGTGCCCCAGATTGATCCGGAGAGGACCTGGGAGGTAACGGTGCTGGCGAAAAAGGGGGACATGGCCTTCCCCGGGATGGTGGTGGCCGAGGTCCAGGAGACGCCGCTTCTAAAGCACAGGATAATGGTTCCCCCCGACGTGGAAGGGGAGATAGTGGATATAAAACCCTCAGGACCAGTAAGGTCCGACCAGTGGCTGGCCCTGGTGAAGGACACTTCCGGAAGGGAGATGCAGATCCCCTTGGTCCAGCGGTGGCCGGTGAGGACCCCACGTCCCTACAGGCAGAGGCTGCTGCCCAACGAACCGCTGGTAACGGGGCAGCGGGTCATCGACGGCCTCTTCCCCATAGCCAAGGGGGGCACCGCCGCCATACCCGGCGGCTTCGGCACCGGCAAGACCGTCACCCAGCACCAGCTGGCGAAGTGGAGCGAGGCGCAGGTGGTGGTCTACATAGGCTGCGGCGAGCGGGGAAACGAGATGACCGACGTGCTGGAAGAGTTCCCAGTCCTTGAGGACCCAAGGTCCGGAAGACCCCTTATGGAGAGGACCATACTCATCGCCAACACCTCCAACATGCCGGTGGCCGCCCGGGAGGCCTCCATATACACGGGCATCACCATTGCTGAGTACTTCCGGGACATGGGATACCACGTGGCCCTCATGGCGGACTCCACCAGCCGGTGGGCGGAAGCCCTCCGGGAGATATCCGGACGACTGGAGGAGATCCCCGCGGAAGAGGGCTTCCCCGCTTACCTTCCCACTCGGCTGGCGGAGTTCTACGAAAGGGCGGGGCGGGTGGTAACCCTGGGGGGCGACACGGGAAGCATAACCATAATAGGGGCGGTCTCACCGCCCGGAGGGGACTTCACTGAACCGGTTACCAGACACACCAAGCGTTACATCCGCTGCTTTTGGGGGCTCGACAAATCCCTGGCCAACGCCAGGCACTTCCCTGCCATATCATGGCTCGACTCCTACAGCGAGTACGCCCAGGAGGTGGAGGACTGGTTCGCCTCAACGGTGGATTCCCGATGGGGGGAGCTCCGGAACCGGGCGGTCCAAATACTGGGGGAGGACAACAAGATACAACAGATAATAAGGCTCGTGGGAGAGGACGTGCTGCCCGACGAGCAGAAGCTGGTGGCTTTCACCGCCTTTCTCCTCAAGAACGGATACCTCCAGCAGAGCGCCTTCGGCCCCGACGCCTACTCTCCCCCGTCAAAGGGCTTCGCCATCCTGGATCGGATACTGTACTTCCACGACCGGTGCGAGGCCTTGATAAAGAAGGGGGTCCCCCTGTCGCTCCTGAAGGATCATGAATCGGTGGACGCCATGACCCATCTAAGGGAGCTCCAACCCGACGACGTCAAATCCTTTGAGGAGCACAAGAGGAGCTTGGACTCCCACATAGAACGGGTTGCCAGGGAGAGGACCGCGGTGACCAGGGAAGAGAGGAGGTGA
- a CDS encoding V-type ATP synthase subunit B, translating to MAIAEFKGLQRITGPFIFMEAVPDVGYGELVEVVPEDGLPRRGRVVLVSQKAITVQVFEGTSDLVPSSTSVRFLKRPLEISLSKSMLGRTFNGIGEPIDGCGPVYGGKRVPVNGLPLNPVARQYPRNFIHTGISAIDTLTTLIRGQKLPIFSGNGLPHNRLAVQIATQAKIVGDESFAVCFAGIGIKHDDASFFMRELAHRGRNNNMVTFLNLADDPVIERIATPRMALTTAEYLAFELGMHVLVIITDMTNYCEALRELGVAAGEVPSRKGYPSYLYSDLASLYERAGVLKDRPGSVTQLPILTMPNDDITHPIPDLTGFITEGQIVLSRELNSKGIYPPIDVLTSLSRLMKDGIGKGYTREDHPNLASQLFASYSRVQDVRALASVVGEEELSKNDKLSMAFGSAFEERFLRQGADEDRDISTSLDIGWEILKLLPRSELTRVTLGQIREHMR from the coding sequence ATGGCCATAGCTGAGTTCAAGGGGCTGCAGCGCATAACAGGACCCTTTATATTCATGGAAGCGGTTCCTGACGTAGGATACGGAGAGCTTGTGGAGGTGGTCCCCGAGGACGGCCTGCCCCGCAGGGGAAGGGTGGTGTTGGTAAGTCAAAAGGCCATAACCGTTCAGGTATTCGAGGGGACCTCGGATCTGGTGCCCTCCTCCACTTCCGTGCGGTTCCTCAAAAGGCCCCTTGAGATCTCCCTGTCAAAATCCATGCTGGGGAGGACCTTCAACGGCATAGGGGAACCCATAGACGGCTGCGGCCCCGTCTACGGGGGCAAGCGAGTTCCGGTCAACGGCCTGCCGTTAAACCCCGTGGCCCGCCAGTATCCAAGGAACTTCATCCACACTGGCATCTCCGCCATAGACACCCTTACAACCCTCATAAGGGGACAGAAGCTGCCCATCTTCTCCGGCAACGGCCTGCCACACAACCGGCTTGCGGTCCAGATCGCCACCCAAGCTAAGATAGTGGGCGACGAGAGCTTCGCAGTGTGCTTCGCCGGCATAGGCATAAAGCACGACGACGCATCGTTCTTCATGAGGGAGCTTGCCCATCGGGGACGGAACAACAACATGGTCACGTTTCTGAACCTGGCGGACGACCCGGTGATAGAACGGATAGCCACTCCCAGGATGGCCCTTACAACGGCGGAGTATCTGGCCTTTGAACTAGGTATGCACGTGTTGGTCATCATCACCGACATGACCAACTACTGCGAGGCCCTGCGGGAATTGGGGGTCGCAGCCGGCGAGGTGCCAAGCCGGAAGGGCTACCCCTCCTACCTTTACAGCGACCTGGCAAGCCTCTACGAAAGGGCGGGGGTGTTAAAGGACAGACCCGGCAGCGTCACCCAGCTGCCGATCCTCACCATGCCCAACGACGACATAACCCACCCCATACCGGACCTTACGGGCTTCATAACCGAGGGGCAGATAGTCCTCTCCAGGGAGCTAAACTCCAAGGGCATATACCCTCCCATAGACGTGCTCACCAGCCTCTCAAGGCTCATGAAGGACGGCATAGGGAAGGGCTACACCAGGGAGGACCACCCCAACCTGGCAAGCCAGCTCTTCGCCTCCTACAGCAGGGTCCAGGACGTAAGGGCCCTGGCGTCGGTGGTGGGAGAGGAGGAGCTGTCCAAGAACGACAAGCTCTCCATGGCCTTCGGAAGCGCCTTTGAGGAACGGTTCCTCCGCCAGGGCGCCGATGAGGACCGGGACATCTCAACTTCACTGGACATCGGATGGGAGATACTCAAGCTGCTTCCACGGTCGGAGCTGACCCGGGTGACCCTGGGGCAGATAAGGGAACACATGAGGTAA
- a CDS encoding LacI family transcriptional regulator, which produces MKDVAELAGVDKGTVSRVLKGDPRISELTAQRVWDAVRRLGYRPDRLASGLAAGRWDLCGVVVQDDFGWWLGPLLDGFARGLSLKGSSVLVLGGRWGRGPFDELVGRKLEGALWMGEPHSAAHGAFNLPFPVLCWGDVEEEGAASIGFHQEMLVEALHEAVGPFRYMGGRWSPFSFLQSRQDPDGRALVWDGTARWDPVPPGVSVVLGPPPGMACPGVWTVLLNPREVGLACGRALGRLIKNPEIPMKIRLEIRPSAPKASE; this is translated from the coding sequence ATGAAGGACGTGGCTGAGCTGGCTGGAGTGGATAAGGGTACGGTGAGCCGGGTGCTCAAAGGGGACCCCAGGATATCGGAGCTCACGGCCCAGCGGGTGTGGGACGCGGTGCGTAGGCTCGGCTACAGGCCGGATAGGTTGGCCTCGGGGCTTGCGGCGGGTCGGTGGGACCTTTGTGGGGTGGTGGTTCAGGATGACTTCGGATGGTGGCTGGGCCCCCTGTTGGATGGCTTTGCCAGGGGGCTTTCCCTTAAGGGCAGCTCCGTATTGGTCCTTGGGGGCCGGTGGGGCAGGGGGCCCTTTGACGAGCTGGTGGGGCGCAAGTTGGAGGGAGCGCTTTGGATGGGGGAGCCGCACTCAGCCGCCCATGGGGCATTCAACCTTCCGTTTCCGGTGCTCTGCTGGGGGGACGTCGAAGAAGAGGGTGCGGCTTCCATAGGCTTCCACCAGGAGATGTTGGTGGAGGCCCTGCACGAGGCGGTGGGGCCTTTCCGCTACATGGGAGGGCGCTGGAGCCCCTTTTCGTTTCTCCAAAGCCGCCAGGATCCTGATGGAAGGGCTTTGGTATGGGATGGGACGGCCCGTTGGGATCCCGTTCCTCCTGGCGTGTCGGTTGTGCTTGGACCTCCCCCTGGGATGGCGTGTCCAGGGGTTTGGACCGTGCTGCTGAATCCAAGGGAGGTGGGCCTTGCCTGCGGCAGGGCCCTTGGGAGGCTCATCAAGAATCCCGAAATCCCTATGAAGATAAGGCTTGAAATAAGGCCCTCGGCGCCTAAAGCATCTGAGTGA
- a CDS encoding DUF2207 domain-containing protein, giving the protein MRAIGYGLKRLWMILGILGCLWASGAQANEAILSFGSLVRIGDDGTIAVTETIVVRGEGNMIRRGIFRDFPTVYESPTGRTIRVPFKVVSVKRDGAPEDWHTEGMSNGVRLYIGSKDRFLAPGKYRYDITYTTTRQVGFFKDHDELYWNVTGNGWGFPIAAAACRVYLPNNGRFTALDAFTGPQGSKGKDAKFKVDDDGSALFWTTRPLGPGEGLTIAAAFPKGLVKDVPPKVAGLRPSWWRGIGYALCALGVFYFVFIWFKVGRDPAGGTIIPRFYPPEGISAPAARALRLMGFDNKCMACSIVDGAVKGFVAIERLGKTYRLELMNPDLKDAPTHVAVVLANLFQSGQKSITITQEEHKRLQAAQRALKDLLNDSLEGRFYHSNLLHWIGGSLICLASIGALLLSLMESEGGIFIGLWTSVWTIGVLVLMAAVRSAWADYFSMRGFKRFAKALFLSLFSVPFMIGEIIGLYGVTMSAGLGGALQVFTAGISIGIFKFLLKAPTEGGRQVLDELEGFRMFLSVTEKERLDRLTPPEMDIKTFESYLPWAMALDVENRWSERFNAMAQEAQSRGETSQSYMPIWYYGGLSDLGSGFGEALSSGIASSIASASTPPGSSSGFGGGGSSGGGGGGGGGGGW; this is encoded by the coding sequence GTGAGGGCAATTGGGTACGGTTTAAAGCGGCTTTGGATGATCCTTGGAATCCTTGGGTGCCTTTGGGCCTCCGGGGCCCAGGCTAACGAAGCCATCCTCAGCTTCGGAAGCCTGGTAAGGATAGGGGATGACGGCACGATCGCCGTTACGGAAACGATAGTGGTCCGCGGGGAGGGCAACATGATAAGGCGGGGCATCTTCAGGGACTTCCCCACCGTTTACGAATCCCCCACCGGCAGGACGATCCGGGTCCCATTCAAGGTGGTAAGCGTCAAGAGGGACGGAGCTCCGGAGGATTGGCACACGGAAGGCATGTCCAACGGGGTGAGGCTCTACATAGGATCCAAGGACAGGTTCCTTGCCCCTGGCAAGTACCGGTACGACATAACCTACACCACCACAAGGCAGGTTGGTTTTTTTAAGGATCACGACGAGCTTTACTGGAACGTGACCGGCAACGGATGGGGCTTCCCCATAGCCGCCGCCGCGTGCAGGGTGTACCTTCCCAACAATGGCCGCTTCACCGCCCTTGACGCCTTCACCGGCCCCCAGGGCTCCAAGGGAAAGGACGCCAAGTTCAAGGTGGACGACGACGGAAGCGCCCTGTTCTGGACCACAAGGCCCTTAGGGCCCGGGGAAGGGCTGACCATAGCGGCGGCGTTCCCCAAGGGGCTGGTGAAGGACGTGCCGCCAAAGGTGGCGGGGCTCAGGCCCTCCTGGTGGCGCGGCATCGGCTATGCCCTATGCGCCCTTGGGGTGTTCTACTTCGTCTTCATATGGTTTAAGGTGGGCAGGGATCCCGCGGGGGGCACCATAATACCCCGCTTCTACCCTCCCGAAGGCATTTCAGCCCCGGCGGCAAGGGCGCTCAGGCTCATGGGTTTCGACAACAAATGCATGGCCTGCTCCATAGTGGACGGGGCGGTCAAGGGATTCGTGGCCATAGAAAGGCTTGGGAAGACATACCGGCTGGAGCTCATGAACCCGGACCTCAAGGACGCCCCAACCCACGTGGCGGTTGTCCTGGCCAACCTCTTCCAGTCGGGGCAGAAGAGCATAACCATAACCCAGGAGGAGCACAAGAGGCTTCAGGCGGCCCAAAGGGCCTTGAAGGACCTCTTGAACGACTCCCTGGAAGGAAGGTTTTATCACTCCAACCTGCTCCACTGGATTGGGGGAAGCCTAATCTGCCTTGCATCCATCGGGGCCCTGTTGCTAAGCCTCATGGAGAGCGAGGGGGGCATCTTCATAGGCCTATGGACTTCCGTATGGACCATCGGGGTGTTGGTCCTCATGGCGGCGGTAAGATCCGCCTGGGCGGACTACTTCAGCATGAGGGGCTTCAAGCGTTTCGCCAAGGCCCTGTTCTTAAGCCTCTTCTCCGTCCCATTCATGATAGGGGAGATAATAGGCCTCTACGGAGTTACGATGTCGGCGGGGCTTGGAGGGGCCCTTCAGGTTTTCACCGCAGGCATCTCCATTGGGATATTCAAGTTCCTGCTCAAGGCCCCCACCGAAGGGGGAAGACAGGTCCTGGACGAGCTGGAGGGCTTCAGGATGTTCCTATCGGTGACCGAAAAGGAGAGGCTGGATCGGCTCACACCTCCCGAGATGGATATCAAGACATTTGAATCCTACCTTCCATGGGCAATGGCGCTGGACGTCGAAAACCGCTGGTCAGAGCGCTTTAACGCCATGGCCCAGGAGGCCCAAAGCCGCGGGGAAACTTCCCAAAGTTACATGCCCATCTGGTATTACGGCGGCCTGTCGGACCTTGGGAGCGGATTCGGGGAGGCCTTATCAAGCGGCATAGCCTCCTCCATAGCCTCCGCTTCAACTCCCCCCGGTTCCTCCTCGGGCTTCGGAGGCGGCGGTTCCTCCGGAGGGGGAGGCGGCGGAGGAGGAGGCGGCGGCTGGTAG
- a CDS encoding LemA family protein: protein MVFLGILGLVVVLCIWFLSIYNRFVKLKNMVDEAWSGVDVQLKRRWDLVGNLVETVKGYASHEKEVFEEVARLRNQMNSASSVSERAQVENGLTQTLRSLFAVAEAYPQLRASENFSELQRTLGELEDQIQLARRYYNGTVRDYNIMVDSFPSLIVARSMGYSKRDFFQLEDPSERTAPKVSFS, encoded by the coding sequence ATGGTGTTTTTAGGGATACTTGGGTTGGTGGTGGTCCTTTGCATTTGGTTTTTGAGCATTTACAACCGGTTCGTGAAGCTCAAGAACATGGTGGACGAGGCTTGGAGCGGCGTTGACGTTCAGCTCAAAAGGCGTTGGGATCTGGTGGGCAACCTGGTGGAGACCGTGAAGGGCTACGCCTCCCACGAAAAGGAGGTCTTCGAGGAGGTGGCAAGGCTCAGGAACCAGATGAACTCCGCCTCATCCGTGTCTGAGAGGGCCCAGGTGGAGAACGGCCTCACCCAGACCTTAAGAAGCCTCTTTGCGGTGGCGGAGGCATACCCGCAGCTTAGGGCTTCGGAGAACTTCTCGGAGCTCCAGCGGACGCTGGGGGAGCTGGAGGATCAGATACAGCTCGCCAGGCGCTACTACAACGGGACGGTCAGGGACTACAACATAATGGTGGACTCCTTCCCAAGCCTCATAGTGGCCCGCAGCATGGGGTACTCCAAGAGGGATTTCTTCCAGCTGGAGGATCCATCGGAGCGCACAGCCCCGAAGGTAAGCTTCAGCTAA